tgtggaccAAGAGGATGCAATCACAATGATGAGAAACAAGTCacaataaaatcacatccaaaATGGGTAGTATATATCACCTTGGCTCTTTTAAATAGATCCCTGATACGAGCAGAACCAACACCAACTAAAACTTCAACAAATTCAGATCCAGCCATTTGGTAAAATGGAACACCAGCTTCGCCAGCTATGGCCTTTGCAACCAGGGTCTGGAAAAGCATGAGTACATGTCAGAATCTGACTGGCAATTTTCACACACAATTTTCAAAACTATAGGATTATAGCTAACCTTGCCACATCCAGGAGGGCCTTCCAAAAGAACTCCATGTGGAGGTTTTATCCCCATTTTATCAAACAGATCTGGGTTCTTCAAGTACCTCACCAACTAGTCATCAGACATTACCGATGTCAATAagcttttcattttaattacaATCAGGCATTACatttaaaatgaaacaaaacataaaacatattTCCCATACAAAAAGAATGAAACAAATAGCATAAATTTACCAGAAATTTCAAGAAACATAAAATAGAGAATCAAGATGAAGGAAAATTTGTCATGAACaattgaagaaaagaagataaccatcaaacttttcaaccaaaaaaaaaaaaattcagaccTTTAAGCGTTTTGAAATAACGTAATTGAAACAATATGGAAACACTGCCCAGTAGTTTGTTTAGAACTAACAACCATTAAGAGTATTATcataacatttttcaattaaaacttcatcaaacagtaaaaggaaaagagatAAATCACTTCTCTCTCAAAGAAAGGAAAGCAAGCATGCACAATTATTTATGATGTCTCTACAAGAATGGCATATTCAAAACCTCTTGGAGTTCCTCTACCGCTTCATCTATCCCAGCCACATCACCAAACTTTACTCCTGTAGAACCCTGAAAGAAAGTCattccaaaaatagaaaattaagaATACAATCTagaatttttaacaaatttggaACAATGAGCAAAGGAATATTCTTAAGAAACTAACGTCAACGCGAGCTTCTGCTTTAGATCGTGAAAAATCAATCCCTTGCCACAGATCCTGAATGTTGAAGAGAGCATATTAAGTAAGACCCTTGCTGATGAAATCCATGGTCCAAATCAATCATATAATTAGCAAATGAAAGATAAAATtaggaactaaaaaaattaagcaacaTTTACCCACTTCCTGAAGTTCTTAGGTCTTCTCGAAAGTGTGAAACGAACAAGAAGAACCATAGTCAAAAGGACAAGCAGAATTGGTTTTGCCATCTCAAGGCTGGCAGACACACCACCAAAAGTGTAAAATTCACTGATCTTGGAGAAAATTCCTCCATCACTGAATAGATCAACAAGATTATCCCAAACTCTCTCCAAAACTCCAAATATGAGACCAAGAAAAAGCTTTAGAAAGGGTTTGACTACAGGCCACACAACATATGCAGTCACCACAAAGATGAAACTGGTAACAGCAAACACAGCCGATGCCAGGAAACCTCCTACGACAATTCCTGCAGCTGCCATCACAGCTGTCACAACTCCAAGCTCTACCATCATTCTGCTAGATATGGAAGATGCCACTGGATGAGGGTACTCTGGTACTTTTCCCACCCAAGACTGCAGCAGAAGATTCaagaaggaaaatatatatagtcaaaAGAAGGATCTCCCAACTTCTTAACTTATGTTTTATGTCTAATTGTCCATGCCAACTCACAATGTATTGTATGATGCAAATATTGTGTCAATGGAATATTGAGGTGCAGAAATGGCTGCAACACTGAATCTAAGAGAACATAAACCAACTCTAAGTCAATGCTAGATGCTGAAATAAAGATCACcacgcccccccccccccccccccaaccaaaaaaaaaaagaataagaagaaggtgTTTATATGCAAGAATTTGAATTGATTtgtttattgaaataaaacattCATTCAATCTTCCATGTATTCTTTAAAGATTTTCCATTTGAACCTcagtttcaaatttcaaacttctTTGCCTCTGTTTAGTCACTCACTCGCCACTTCATACAACGACTGATTATTTGATCCACAAGTAATGATTGGCGAATCGATTTCaatagagttaaaaaaaaataaaaagatttatcACCATAGTATGTCTCTCAATTTCATATCGTGGACCTGTGTACTCCTCCAAAAGAGCTTGAGCTTCATTCTCATTCAGTCTCATGGCCCTACAAAGACACAAATATTATCAACAAACTGTATacaaaaaaccacaaaaacatTAACTTTTAAGTTGATTGATGGGGAATCTTTACCATTTTGTTCTATGCAACCTCTTGTCACCCGGTATCTCTTTCAACTCCACAATAAATTCCCTATACCCATTAATATACAATACGCTGTTATCCTCCTTCAAAGTCAATAACTTAATTTTATCATTCTTCATTGCTTTCTGAAACTCCTCAAAGCTCATTCTCGGCAACTCCTCCAAATTCTTATCGAATTCCTCTTCTTCTGATAACTGGGTCCCGAAAATTTGCTCAGGCACATAGAGCTTCCCTCTATACTCCCTCAAAATATCCTTCAAATACACAGCTTCATCCACCACTGCACTCTCATTCCCACCCTCTATGCCCTCTTTCTTCGCTTTCGACCTCAAATTCAACCTTTTTGCCACGAATTCAATAACACCCTCATTGGAACTCTTGCCCAaatcctctttttctttcaaagtGTACAATTTGTTGCCTCTTAGGTACTTGGGCTCAACCTGGCTTGGGTTCTCCTTCAAAACCCTGGTCACAAAATCATCTTTTGTGGTTTCACTAGTTTCACCAGGCTGTGAGGAGGACTCTGAGTTGGACTTACAAAAGACTGTGAATGAACTAAGAAACAAAGGTGAATGAACTCGATTTCTTCTAGTGAAACTCAAACCATTGGAGTGAATGAGAATTGTGTGTGGCCTTTTAAGGTGGGTGTTGGGTTTGGAATGGTGTAGCTTAGGAATGGATAGAATACCAATGGAGGTCATTGTTTCAGCTGAATTGGGCACTAGGGTTTATCAAAttatgggttttttattttgaagactTACACTGAGAATGTGACACTTTGTGCTCATTTTTTGAGTGAAATGGGCAAAAGGGTTTTATGAAATCGGGGTTTTTGATGGTTGAATTGAGAGTGTGAACAGGCAATCACAGAACATTGTGTCTATAAGCAAGACTGTTGGAAAGTCGAAACATTGAGAGGTTTTTTCTGTTTTATCCGAATCCGAGGTTTCTAAGCGGTTATGTGGCTTTATGGGTCGGGCTGTAATGGGTAATTGGGTATTCTATATTTCTATGTGCTGGTAACTTTGTATAAAGTTGCGATTTTCAATTATGTTTTGTAGGTTTTAAtttcgtgtcaaatttgattgtattttttcAATCATTTCCCTGTATATTTGCGGGAGTCAATGTAATGGATTCAATGTGTGAAATTGGTGAAGAACTATGAAGATAGAACATTTCGCAACTGACTCACGAGTAGAGTAACTCGCGAAAGGTTATGTGAGGAGCACATATTGGAAGTGAAGGGTTCAAATGTGATGGCATCTCGCTAGTGGCTATCGACTTGGCCAACTCGTGACCTGATTCGCTAGATGCACTATCATCCTGTTTGTGTGTCTTTCCTTatttctttacccacactatataaacccacattacccacgaaattgtaaggaaaattccaaagagaaaatcccaaaaatccatttgagagttagagattacaTACCTACAATCCTCTACacatttttcttagttttcctTTACTTCTACCTCTCTAATTTCATATCCTTTAAGAGATTCTTAGCCGAAACACACACCTCACACATTTTGAGTGTTGTGGGTTGTTTTGGAGCTTTTGggaagggatttttttttttccaaaataacaTTGAAtctcaaacaattttgttagtcaacacgttttcaaaacaatttagCAAACTAATATCTTGAGTATAAGGGAGTCGATTTTGTTATGGTAAATCAAGTGTGACAAACTTGAGTttcttggaactcgagtcttcAAGGCTCGTTTTCCCTGAGATGTCCAACAAAACATCATCAAACCCCTTTCcagagaagaaaatgaatgacctagagaagaaaatgaaggaattaGAGGAAAAAGGACCTTCGTTGTCGCCACTGGAACCTTCGCCGTTGCTGCCTGGGTTCAGTCTGAGTTGAACGATTTAGGTTAGGGAGATCTGAGTTTGTTGTTTCTTCGTGTTTCTTGTTTGGTTTCTTCGGATCTTCgcgtttcttgtttgtttttcttcttcgtTGGTCTGGGTTTCTGGGTTCTTCCTTCTGGTTCTTATTCGTGTAGTTTGGGTTTCCTCATTGTGGCTTCGTTTGATCtctttatggaactcgagtctgtAATGCTCGATTTCCATGCATAAAACTCAAGTCTATAATGCTCGATTTAGCGCTACAAAATCGAGTTCCTTacactcgagatgttagtttgctaaatagttttgaaaacgtgctaactaacaaaattgtttgagttttagtgttattttgaaaaaaaaaaaatccttttggGAAGGATTGGGTCATGCCATTCTATGGTGCATGCAATTGGTGATAATTGTGAAATCCGAGAAGCCAATGAAGACAAAGCTCGGTGAAATCCGTTGGTAGCTGGGATTCAGAGGGTCTAAGTACAGAAAGTAGtctaggtttggagggtctataTTGTAatccttgtactccaacttattcactaatGGATTGATTTGGCTTGAAGGGTCACGGAGAAGTTTTTACGCCAAGCACTTCGATTCTCCTTTTCGATAATACATCACcgtattatcttgtgtttgtatctctcttcccttactcctTGTGTTTTATACTTAATTGTTAATTTTGTAATCCCATGCACTAGGTAGTAGTCCTCATTAATTGTGCATTGTTTACTCTTATTCCACACTTAATTaagtaaattaaaaacaattaagccGTAATTAAACAAGCTTTAGTAGTTTTATTATCGAGCTTTCACTTTGGTTTGTCTAAGGATTTTTAGCAAACAACATGTGAGACATAAAATGCTTGGAAATTTGGAATACTGTCAAAACATTACCTATGCTTCTTggtgtttcaactttcaaatataaattcaaatctcCCAACTCTAATTGTAACTGTAGGGTCACGATTTTCAGGCCAAGCTCAAGATGCATGGGACCTTAGACCAGCGAACTcggtacaataaatttgtagaaagtgggccaaagagctagaCTTTAGTGTATGGACAACGGTTATCACGGTTAAGTTGGGACGGACTGAGTTTTCCAGAAAAGATTGGTCCTCAGCATGGTCCGGGAAGCTTTTTCTGGTGCCTCTGGTGTGTTGGGGGGATGGTTCCCCGCCCCTTCTGTTTCCCTCCATTCccttttatagtagtttccttcctCATGGATGGGGTTCCTGGGgtagatacttgtcccatcagcccttccctccagttgttgggagtggttgtaaaggcagaaaagcatggccatgtcaggcacaaggcactaAACGTAATGATGGCAGTATTTCCCtcaaacatttcccttttcTCTATTGTCCTTTCAGCTTTTAGTACTTGTCTTGTTCCGTGGAATATTCAGGAGTGTCATTGCCAATAGCAGGTTGCCTTCTTTATCCTCAGCTACATCCATGCCAAGAAGGATTCTCCCcgtggccgaggaggggtttttctttgggctgggcccttggcccaatgtaGGCATTGACATGGGCCCCcgggtcttttaccccccacagtaactatcaaattatctaaAAGAAATGTTGTTTGTTCATTTAACTTGAGCTTATAAgctcagtttttaatttttagctttttatatacaactttttaaaacctagttttttttttttttttttttcaaaatacgaGTATACTTTACcacacttttaacaaaaaaatttcaacaaaaaactaaataagttgttcccaaataGACACCGATGTGtgatacaaaaatatatatatatatagacatatGGTTACCAAACAACTTTAATACAATATAATTCTGAACACaacaattttcatgatttttcttataattgctAACATAATATATTGTGATTAATGCtaataaaattgatatcaaTATATAGACTCATGTGGCCAAGAACCTTTGTAGCTTAAGTTGGCACCTCTGTGAGTTAAGAACATTTAGagttaaaatttttcatttcgGTTGTAAGTAGTTGtaactataaaattatcaaaatataataGACTTATGTGAAATAATTATTATTCAAAGCATAATTTATCATGTTAATGTTTAATAAGACGAGTATAATAGtcaatcaagattttttttttttttttttgagaaacagtcAATCAAGATTTAAGATCACATAACATTTAGCAAACATTCCATGAGGTAATAGATAAGTATGTGCAAAGAGTCCTAGAGTAATATGACATAAACACCACGTTAGTCCCTATAGTTATAGTGTCTTTGAAGTGTTTTTGGAGTGGTTTTGCTTTTTGAAGATGTGTCCTACTTTTGAACAAGATATtgttaagaaaatcaaaatctcaTTGTAAATCAATGGTGGAGTTGAAAAATGCTAGTATCAATTATACACTAGTTAAAATCgtgaattttcattttaattggATCGTATTATTATAAGCCTTATTGCATACAAATGTCATGTATAACCTGAATAGATAGAATCTATATATTATATGGActaactactaaaaaaaatagttgtaaCTGTCACATTCAGGTGATTATCATTATGACTAACACTTGCAAAAATTGTGgcataattttctaaaaatttaaatttgcttGGCTAGAAAACAAACCTATCCATATGAACTATAAAGTGCGAATAAAGCAATGAATATTGAAATATTCTAAAAGCAAAACCTATTATGATGGGacacatatattaataaaacataTTGTGGTCATAATGATTTGACAAATCTTGTTCTATAAATTTGCATAAATAGCTATAATTCTCTATAATAAGTCATAACGTAGCACGAGAGGGATTGGgttatcattatttattttattttatttttataattgggGTTATCAGGATCAAGTCAAGAACCcttcctttctcaaaaaaaaaaaaaaaaaaaaaaaaaagagtcaagaACCCTTCTGTCTGTGACAATATCCATTCATATTCCACACCTGCCGCCCTCAAAATACTATttaaaagattatttttgttcctAAAATATGGGTTATTTCCTATTTTcagaattaaaatttaattttcatccctaaaagtttaaaaaatctatatttCATCTTTCCATTCAATCCTATTAagttttagggaaaaaattgaacataaattatttttcaaagataaaaataaaatctaaactatattttttccactaaaataaaatataattttggatTTCATGAAAATATGTTAGATacactaaacaaaaaaataataataataataacatgaaAAGATAAAGTAAgtgacaatttacattttcaagaaaaaaattttaaaaaaaaattaaagataaaaatagaaCATGTACCATGTTTCAAGGACTAAACTAATAGTACTatttttgacatcatttttggaacaagaaaattttaataataatgcaGTTTGGCCTTTTGTTCCCGGCAACaactactttttcaaaaagtaataTATTTTTGGCTAGTTAGATGGTGACTCTTTCTGTCTTGTTTAACAAAACCTCCCAAGAAAAGCATATCTAAAGTGTTAGTtccctcatctctctctcttccctttctttCTATGACTGCTAATCAGTTTTCAGTTATAGACAACATAGAGGcctagaaagaaagaaaggaacatATAGTTTAAGAAATACCCATTAAACTATAAGTGAATGCTTCTTTCTTTCCAGTTTTGCATAGTTTCTTTGTGCATGATTCATTGGTTTGGTAGTATTTATTAGAttggtatttatttttcatGGAAAGGGAATGTGTGTCATCTTTGGATGGCATCTATGAGGAAGAGATACATCAGCACCTTCAATTCTCGTCCTTAGTGAAGTCACAGAACAATGTGGTCGTGCAGGAAAACTCTCCAACCAGCGTCCATGAACTTCTCGAATGTCCTGTCTGTACCAATTCTATGTACCCTCCAATCCACCAGGTGTGTCGCTTTCTTCAATTATATTAATGGGTTGCTTTCAAATTTTGatctttattgttattttagtaCTTTTTGCTGGTTCCATTTGTGTGATTTTGATGTGGGAGATCATCTAATTGGTTTGGGTGAGTGGAAATGTAAAATTTGTGGgatttggggattttaatgatgCAAGtttgtttagagagagagagaatcgtGGCATGTATTTATCAGTGTTCTATTTCATGAGAAACTTTTTCAGTGGTTTGGGATTGGAGTAATTTCATGTGTTTGGGGATTTGGCGAACTGGGTATGGGATTTTCTGCATTTGAAGAATATGGTATAATTGTAGAATGGGTCTTTTATAGTAATGGAACACGGgctttctaattttctttttcttgcttgaAGGATGTTgagagtgatttatgttatgtCTTGCTTTGAATGTATGCAGTGCAACTATGATATTAAAGATAGATTATTTGTTTGATGGTAATGTTGATTCTGGGGGGAAGTTTTTAtatcttctttattttgtttggcaGCCGGTTCTACATCACATTCTGGGGGATGCACCTAAAGGGAATAATCTattgtaggaaatttttttagtttggatTTAGGGTCAGGAACATATAAACGCATAGCCTTATTGTAACATTTTAATCTAGCCATTTTCATTGCAtgttttgtgtatttattttcCTTCGTCTCTTCTGTGATGCATATACTTAGATACTTGCTAGATTTTAAGCATACCCCTATCTTTAAATTACCATTTGAGATTTTCACTTGGAAATTATCTTCATGATAtgactaaaatatatatatgatcaagCATATTTGAGCTTTCTGTTGAAACATTGATTAACTTGTATAAGCCtaacattttaaacaaatttcGGAAGCTTTTTCAAAGATGCAATGCTTCACTCTCATATAATCATCCTTCCTTTGTTTGGTCCAAGCCACTATCATTTCTTAGAAAACTATTGAAAGTATAGAAGCTATATAAGATCGCATTTGGTAGTGCTGAAAAGTTGTCTAACTTCGCTAATCTTGTATTTAAGAGCGTCTCTGGCTGCTGTATATTCTGATCATAGCATTCAATCTTAAAAATTCAAGGTTTTCTTAATATGATGTAACTTATGTTCTTCTTAGTTCTGCTTTGTTGGAAATAGCTGACTGCTGACTATATATTTTTGCAGTGCCACAATGGACATACACTGTGTTCTACCTGTAAAACAAGGGTACAAAACCGGTGCCCCACTTGTAGACAAGAGCTTGGAGATATTAGGTGTCTGGCATTGGAGAAGGTGGCAGAGTCACTTGAACTGCCCTGCAAGTATGACTTCTTGGGATGCATAGAGATTTTCCCCTACTACAGCAAACTTAAGCATGAGGCTCAGTGTAACTTTAGACCATACAATTGCCCATATGCTGGATCTGAGTGTCCTGCTGTTGGAGATATCCCTTTTCTGATAACCCATCTGCGGGACGATCACAAGGTAGACATGCACTCTGGCTGCACATTCAATCACCGCTATGTCAAGTCTAATCCCCGTGAAGTAGAGAATGCAACCTGGATGCTTACGGTAAGTGGAGATTGTTTTTGAAGTTTCCATTTGgtgattcaaaattttttttttcaactttcaatatGCCAGATTTTTCTTCTGCATCTTAGAATATTTGCAGGCCCTCCAGGCTCCAACCGCTTTGTTATAATTTGGTGACATTTAAGGATTTAGGAATCAGAGGCACCAGGATCAAATATGGAAAATGGTGTGATAAAAGAGACaattaagcatttttttttctcaaattattcaagaaaacaaataaaatatgagtttaagAAAAGAATTAATTTTGCAAATAAGAAGATTATGATTGCTATCCATTCTTTGTTGCTGTTAAGGCCATGTTTAAGATAGGcaagaaaaaaaggaataatGCATTGGTGGCTTTAGACAATGGCTACCAATGTCATATACACATGCCTGGAAGAAGTAAGAACTGACAGCAGCTTTTACCTGtatcttgtataaaatttttctttcaattaatgCAAAACTTGACATAACCTTGAAGCACTCCAATctgcaaaataagttttaatgaaGATTATTGATTATTTTTGGCACTAATGGAACTTGGTATGATGTTTTTGCATTCCTAAGTTCCgaccttcctcttttttttttttttttttcttcttttttggtcaggtttttaattgttttggtCAATACTTCTGCCTGCACTTTGAGGCCTTCCTGCTTGGTGCAGCCCCAGTTTACATGGCATTCCTTCGTTTCATGGGTGATGAGACTGAGTCCCGGAACTACAGCTACAGTTTAGAGGTAGGGGCAAATGGCAGGAAACTGATATGGGAAGGCACCCCTCGAAGCATTCGGGATAGCCATAGGAAGGTTAGGGACAGTCATGATGGCCTAATAATCCAGCGTAACATGGCACTTTTTTTCTCTGGTGGAGAGCGAAAGGAGCTAAAGCTTCGGGTTACAGGACGTATATGTAAGGAACAACAGAATCCAGATGGAGGGGTGTGCATACCCAATGTTTGCAGTTGAGGTATCTCAAAATCATGTGTTCTTCAGCCTTCCTGTATTAGTATATAGTCCTGCATGCGTTGATGCTTGCTGCATCTTGTTGTGTCAAATGTACACTAAACCCATGTTGTTGCTGTAACTGATTAGATACTGAAGGATTCAGTttttgtataattaaaaaagctgtttttttctttcttttctttttcttttttctttttgtattttgtagttGTATTGACACTTAAGACGGTTTACATAAGAtgtaatttctctctctcccatcACAAACACACAAGATTTCCAGGTGGTTGATATAATGGAATACCTGCAAAGATGCTTTCGAGAAACATTACAAGCCAAGTGCAAACAGTTACTTGcagtgataatttttttagctgTCCATTAGGATCATAGACAATATCTGTGCACGTACAGTTTGTAAACAAATGTATATCATCATATACATGAGAGCTTTTTTCTCCCAACATCTCATTAAGTGAGTGATGCACTGAAAATGGCATTTGGACAAAGTATGGTTGGAACTTGGCCACCAATATTTTAGTTAGAATGTCCAGTTTTTAGAACATTGTTTTTTTAAGGACTAGTACCTTGAAAGTGGTTCAACAAATTCAGTTACAAAAGCAACTCTACATGCAAAAACCATGGCACGTCATAAATAGTCATTATCCTATTTTCATAAGCTTGGAAATGCAATTTTGAGCAATAAGAGGGTAATTTATTTCAGAGATTTCAATCTACTCTTTACAATTTACAAACTATCCTAGCCCTGTCTATTACTTCACCCCTTCATTGTTACTCTGCTATTATTCTATTACCACTTGGGACTTCAGTGAGTTAGGACTGGGGTTCCTTTAATTACATATTACTGCAACCACAAAACCTATGTAGCGGTAACAAAACTGGAGGCAGGAGGTATATCATACTGCACAGCAGGTCTCAAAATTTACAAGGCGTCCGGACTCCATTTGAAATCTCGTACTTGCCTTTAAGCTGTTTCTTCCCCTCTACAGATTATATATTTCAgtctctttctctgtctctctctgaTGGTTACCATCAAACTCATTCCctacaaatgattttttttttttttagtttctttgcCCTCTAgttcttgaaagttgaaacattaCATGCTTTTACAGTAACTATACAAGAAATTTGACGCATGTTttggtaaaaagtaaaaactacaTTGCAGAGCTCTTTTTAAGTTAAAACCTACAGGACTTTTGAGTTAAATCTACATTGCAGATCTCATCCAATAGATTgcattaaaaattcaaaaataatttacagTTTCATAAAATTCTGTTTTTGTAGCAAACACCTCAGCATGAAGCAATGGAGCTATGACTACTTGGCACTACCATACAAATTTACATTTACGCCAAGTAGTACCATACAATTTACATTTAGGTAACGCCCACCTAATTATGGCTCAAAGTTCTT
This DNA window, taken from Quercus robur chromosome 2, dhQueRobu3.1, whole genome shotgun sequence, encodes the following:
- the LOC126713295 gene encoding E3 ubiquitin-protein ligase SINAT5-like produces the protein MERECVSSLDGIYEEEIHQHLQFSSLVKSQNNVVVQENSPTSVHELLECPVCTNSMYPPIHQCHNGHTLCSTCKTRVQNRCPTCRQELGDIRCLALEKVAESLELPCKYDFLGCIEIFPYYSKLKHEAQCNFRPYNCPYAGSECPAVGDIPFLITHLRDDHKVDMHSGCTFNHRYVKSNPREVENATWMLTVFNCFGQYFCLHFEAFLLGAAPVYMAFLRFMGDETESRNYSYSLEVGANGRKLIWEGTPRSIRDSHRKVRDSHDGLIIQRNMALFFSGGERKELKLRVTGRICKEQQNPDGGVCIPNVCS